One genomic segment of Choristoneura fumiferana chromosome Z, NRCan_CFum_1, whole genome shotgun sequence includes these proteins:
- the LOC141431550 gene encoding uncharacterized protein yields the protein MSGIRTGRVSKHRRGHRMKNRPVLRMMAIMQDRKSEEVPKEFLETGRTGRRNAMPDILHPPGAECTTADLPSRLQQLATTDTENPQPGSSKTELDINKEGDTSAKKDCS from the exons ATGTCCGGAATACGTACCGGTCGCGTGAGTAAACATAGGAGAGGCCATCGAATGAAGAATCGGCCAG TATTGAGAATGATGGCCATAATGCAGGACAGAAAAAGTGAGGAAGTACCTAAAGAGTTCCTTGAGACTGGCAGAACGGGCCGCAGGAACGCGATGCCGGACATCCTGCACCCTCCCGGCGCTGAGTGCACTACGGCCGACCTGCCCTCGCGTCTGCAGCAGCTCGCTACCACTG ataCTGAAAACCCCCAACCGGGTTCATCTAAAACTGAGCTAGACATAAACAAAGAAGGAGATACATCGGCTAAGAAGGACTGCAGTTGA